In Rhipicephalus microplus isolate Deutch F79 chromosome 7, USDA_Rmic, whole genome shotgun sequence, one genomic interval encodes:
- the LOC119180343 gene encoding glutathione S-transferase kappa 1, whose protein sequence is MAVSRVTVELFYDVISPYSYLAFETLTRYRAPWNLDLKLKPFFLGGVMKESNNRPPSLVPNKASYMTTDLRRLSNFYGVPIKPPDFFLEFITTKSTIKPQRFLIALDMKYPQHLEEVSRGFWKRFYQDNKDIAEEDSVAEVGRAAGMQEDAIKDALAMIKEDRVKKALLENTKLAVDEYRAFGAPTIVAHVAGKPEVFFGSDRFEVMAHVMGKKWLGPKPAEAAKL, encoded by the coding sequence atggcggtttCCCGTGTGACGGTCGAACTGTTCTACGATGTCATCTCTCCTTATTCCTACCTGGCGTTCGAAACCCTGACGCGCTACAGGGCGCCGTGGAACCTGGACCTCAAGCTGAAGCCTTTCTTCCTGGGCGGCGTCATGAAGGAGTCCAACAACAGACCTCCGTCGCTGGTGCCCAACAAGGCGTCCTACATGACGACGGACTTGCGTCGACTCTCGAACTTCTACGGCGTGCCCATCAAGCCGCCCGACTTCTTCCTGGAGTTCATCACGACCAAGTCGACGATCAAGCCGCAGCGGTTCCTCATCGCGCTGGACATGAAGTACCCTCAGCACCTGGAGGAAGTGTCGCGAGGATTTTGGAAGCGCTTCTACCAGGACAACAAGGACATCGCCGAAGAGGACAGCGTAGCCGAGGTCGGTCGCGCCGCGGGAATGCAGGAGGACGCGATTAAGGACGCCCTCGCCATGATCAAGGAGGATCGAGTCAAGAAGGCGCTACTGGAAAACACGAAACTCGCGGTGGACGAGTACAGAGCGTTCGGAGCGCCCACGATCGTGGCGCACGTAGCGGGCAAACCCGAGGTGTTCTTCGGCAGCGACAGGTTCGAAGTGATGGCACACGTCATGGGAAAGAAGTGGCTCGGTCCGAAACCGGCCGAAGCTGCCAAGCTGTGA